Proteins encoded together in one Mesotoga sp. Brook.08.105.5.1 window:
- the pepV gene encoding dipeptidase PepV, giving the protein MKKLIEDYFEQNKGLMIRDIMRLVRIKSDREEAKEGRPYGDGPAEVLAAALEMASKMGFKTKNYDNYVGAVDFNELENKLDILAHLDVVPGGDGWSVTEPFDPVVKDGKLYGRGTIDDKGPAVAALYAMKAVRDLDIPLKAGVRLILGTDEECGSSDIRYYYGIEKEAPVTFSPDASFPVVNIEKGGLQGKFESRFEESTETPRVVSFKAGIKSNVVPGEASAVVEGIDPEEIRDYCDAVSELSGISFNLTTEGEKTSITAKGLQGHASTPDKGINALTGLLEVISRLPVSHSTGFERLKALNSVFPHGDWLGEAAGVAMSDELSGKLTISLNMMDYDGSSLNGTFDCRAPLCAMKENLLDVIKAKLAEYGIVLQNDDIKPPHHVPGDSEFVKTLLRCYESYTGKKGYCISMGGGTYVHRLKNGVAFGCTMPGSENNMHGPDEFAVIEDLLTSAKIFTQAIIELCG; this is encoded by the coding sequence ATGAAGAAACTGATTGAAGACTACTTCGAGCAAAACAAAGGACTCATGATAAGAGACATTATGAGACTGGTAAGAATAAAGAGCGACAGGGAAGAAGCGAAAGAGGGTAGACCGTATGGCGATGGACCGGCGGAAGTACTGGCTGCAGCTCTGGAAATGGCATCGAAAATGGGTTTTAAAACCAAAAACTACGACAACTACGTTGGTGCTGTCGATTTCAATGAACTTGAAAACAAGCTGGACATCCTGGCCCATCTCGATGTAGTACCTGGGGGAGACGGCTGGTCTGTTACGGAGCCTTTCGACCCAGTCGTCAAGGACGGAAAGCTTTACGGTCGCGGAACGATCGACGACAAAGGTCCTGCAGTAGCTGCTCTATACGCCATGAAGGCTGTAAGGGATCTTGACATCCCCCTGAAAGCCGGCGTCAGACTTATTTTAGGAACAGATGAGGAGTGTGGATCATCCGACATACGCTACTACTATGGAATCGAAAAGGAGGCTCCTGTGACCTTCTCGCCGGATGCGAGTTTCCCGGTTGTGAATATAGAAAAGGGAGGGCTCCAGGGAAAGTTCGAATCCAGGTTTGAAGAGTCAACCGAGACTCCAAGGGTCGTAAGCTTCAAGGCAGGCATCAAGAGCAATGTCGTTCCCGGAGAAGCATCTGCGGTGGTCGAAGGAATCGATCCTGAAGAGATCAGAGATTACTGTGATGCCGTAAGCGAACTGAGTGGCATCTCGTTCAACTTAACCACTGAGGGGGAAAAGACTTCAATCACGGCTAAAGGACTTCAAGGCCATGCTTCGACTCCAGATAAGGGGATAAATGCTTTGACGGGTTTGCTGGAGGTCATCTCAAGACTCCCGGTTTCTCATAGTACCGGCTTTGAACGGCTGAAAGCTCTGAACTCAGTATTTCCTCACGGAGATTGGCTAGGTGAGGCTGCTGGCGTTGCGATGAGCGATGAACTCTCCGGCAAGCTTACAATAAGCCTTAATATGATGGATTACGATGGTTCAAGCCTCAACGGGACTTTCGATTGCAGGGCTCCTTTATGCGCAATGAAAGAGAACCTCCTTGACGTAATTAAGGCAAAACTGGCCGAGTATGGCATAGTTCTGCAAAACGATGATATAAAACCTCCTCACCACGTTCCAGGTGACTCGGAATTCGTCAAGACACTTCTTAGATGTTACGAAAGCTACACCGGAAAGAAGGGATACTGCATCTCGATGGGAGGTGGAACGTACGTTCATCGACTGAAGAACGGTGTGGCATTTGGTTGTACTATGCCTGGAAGCGAGAACAATATGCACGGCCCCGATGAATTTGCAGTGATTGAAGATCTGCTGACCAGTGCGAAGATATTCACACAGGCGATAATCGAGCTTTGCGGGTGA
- the lipB gene encoding lipoyl(octanoyl) transferase LipB: MENRTCYSISLNGLTNYLDGLNIQHRALEKVMAGKADCILILLEHEPVLTIGRSGGRENLLVDESELKRLGVALQDTDRGGNITYHGPGQLVAYPILNLGKWKKNLPWYVNSLEEVVITLLQDYGIEAGRKPEYRGVWVKEEKIAAVGIAVKRWYTMHGFALNVQVNKGHFKLINPCGIKDYAVVSMDDLTVSFDFREIIEKVKEKFALIFESKIVEISRECLESVQSDRETKMA, translated from the coding sequence TTGGAAAATCGAACTTGCTATTCAATAAGTCTTAATGGGCTCACAAACTACCTTGACGGGCTGAATATACAGCATAGAGCGCTTGAAAAAGTAATGGCGGGAAAAGCGGACTGCATACTGATTCTTCTTGAACACGAACCGGTGCTGACTATAGGTAGGTCGGGAGGAAGAGAGAATCTTCTGGTTGACGAGAGTGAGCTCAAACGCCTGGGGGTCGCGCTCCAAGACACCGACAGGGGAGGTAATATAACCTATCACGGCCCGGGTCAGCTTGTTGCATATCCGATTCTGAATCTTGGAAAATGGAAGAAGAATCTTCCCTGGTACGTGAATTCTCTTGAAGAGGTAGTAATAACGTTGTTGCAAGATTACGGTATAGAAGCAGGAAGAAAACCGGAATACAGGGGCGTATGGGTCAAAGAGGAGAAGATAGCCGCCGTCGGTATAGCGGTAAAGAGATGGTACACAATGCACGGATTTGCTCTGAATGTTCAGGTGAACAAAGGTCACTTCAAACTGATAAATCCATGCGGAATAAAGGACTATGCAGTTGTTTCGATGGATGATCTTACAGTCAGTTTTGACTTCCGAGAGATCATTGAGAAAGTGAAAGAGAAGTTCGCACTTATCTTTGAAAGCAAGATAGTGGAGATTTCGAGAGAATGTCTGGAGAGTGTTCAAAGTGATAGAGAAACCAAAATGGCTTAA
- a CDS encoding penicillin acylase family protein, with amino-acid sequence MRKETGFLILTFFMLAALLTSPMTLFASQIEIIRDYWGVAHVYADTDSELFFGAGYATAEDRMFQMELSRRKVSGKLSEIYGKDWLESDKLMRTLGLYKHAQEIANHLDGETKSILEAYAEGVNYYLETNLDNLNPVFDEIGIVPDPWTVADSIAVWMRLSERFDRSWQNEVTALRNYEQRLRSGVTQDPIVTDNSAAIVTESDFLRTDPDAYRRLMESEQHESSEWMEWDSLKASHAWTVSGSKTLTGSPLLESDPQIAVTLPSLWYEIHLSGGNYNVRGICVAGSPGFLIGWNEDLAWGATALGSDNGDLFQEKLSEDRSEFLFKDVWYPVQSTTEVIYVRDEEPVEITVSKTIHGPLVDLFLKGAGRAENFSLKYVAIDEMKTPITGMLSMMRSRNWEEFTGGLSDYMFPGIHVVYADVSGNIGYHTAAAIPIRSGRLGLPQIGWTGNKEWIGYVPFEDLPHVLNPSLGFVASANHLPVGDWYPYSLTIGTGGTGHNPRSMRLYELLDNQNDFTFSSFSEIHRDNVSSIARDFLDLADLLLQRNLLSQSSSRLLNVFSDWDYRLVENSGAADIAETLVQTMHRSLRVDSSTATLASKYGGGHAGNIFLLRSVLSENEIYGMLTDEEELAVWVNQVIETATANIREGTSQVRSLVMVYQANLEGFPSILPNANRIMPSLTTTSANTIWSQLGNSYTQVVDLSNIDNSRAFLPPGISEDPRSPHFFDQVALWVAGETRPAPLSREEVMKYAEFVRILPSSVTEKSDKVGAE; translated from the coding sequence ATGAGAAAAGAAACTGGATTTTTGATACTAACATTCTTCATGCTTGCAGCTCTTTTAACTTCCCCTATGACGTTGTTTGCAAGTCAGATAGAGATAATTCGTGATTACTGGGGAGTTGCCCACGTCTATGCAGATACGGATTCGGAGCTCTTTTTTGGAGCAGGTTATGCAACGGCAGAAGACCGAATGTTCCAAATGGAGCTCTCACGCAGAAAAGTCTCGGGAAAGCTGTCAGAGATCTACGGCAAGGACTGGCTAGAGTCGGACAAGCTTATGCGTACGCTCGGGCTTTACAAACACGCGCAAGAGATCGCCAATCATCTGGACGGTGAGACGAAGTCTATACTCGAAGCCTATGCTGAAGGAGTAAACTACTATCTTGAGACTAATCTCGATAACCTGAATCCTGTCTTCGATGAGATTGGAATCGTCCCGGATCCATGGACGGTTGCCGATAGTATTGCTGTGTGGATGCGCCTATCAGAGAGATTCGATCGGTCGTGGCAAAACGAAGTCACGGCCCTTCGAAACTACGAGCAGCGGTTGCGGAGCGGCGTAACTCAAGACCCGATCGTTACAGACAATTCAGCTGCGATTGTAACTGAATCCGACTTCCTTCGAACCGACCCCGACGCATACCGACGGCTTATGGAAAGCGAACAGCACGAATCAAGTGAATGGATGGAATGGGACTCATTGAAGGCCAGCCACGCATGGACGGTATCGGGAAGCAAGACTCTCACAGGGAGTCCTCTCCTTGAGAGCGACCCGCAGATTGCCGTTACTCTTCCTTCTCTCTGGTATGAAATACACCTCAGCGGCGGCAACTACAATGTGAGAGGAATCTGTGTTGCAGGTTCGCCTGGCTTTCTCATTGGCTGGAACGAAGACCTTGCATGGGGTGCAACCGCGCTCGGTTCTGACAATGGAGACCTCTTTCAGGAGAAACTAAGTGAAGATAGATCCGAATTTCTCTTCAAAGATGTCTGGTATCCTGTGCAGTCTACCACAGAGGTCATTTACGTTCGTGATGAAGAACCGGTTGAAATCACAGTTAGTAAGACTATTCATGGTCCCCTCGTAGACTTGTTTCTAAAAGGAGCAGGGCGTGCAGAAAACTTCTCACTGAAATACGTTGCTATTGACGAGATGAAGACACCGATAACGGGTATGTTATCCATGATGAGATCAAGGAACTGGGAAGAATTCACCGGCGGATTGAGCGATTACATGTTCCCTGGGATACATGTTGTGTATGCCGACGTGTCGGGAAATATCGGATACCATACGGCTGCGGCAATTCCGATCCGTTCCGGAAGACTTGGCCTTCCCCAGATAGGCTGGACGGGCAACAAGGAATGGATTGGATACGTGCCCTTTGAAGATCTTCCCCATGTTTTGAATCCGTCTTTGGGGTTCGTTGCCAGCGCAAATCACCTGCCCGTTGGCGACTGGTATCCGTATTCCCTAACGATAGGCACCGGAGGGACCGGACATAACCCTAGAAGCATGAGACTTTACGAGCTTCTCGATAATCAAAATGACTTCACTTTTTCAAGCTTTTCTGAAATACATCGAGATAATGTTTCGTCAATAGCCCGAGACTTTCTCGATCTGGCAGACCTCTTGCTTCAAAGGAATCTGTTGTCTCAAAGCTCATCGAGGCTTCTAAACGTTTTCAGTGATTGGGACTATCGCCTGGTTGAGAACAGCGGGGCAGCAGATATTGCTGAGACTCTTGTCCAAACAATGCATCGCAGTTTGAGGGTCGATTCTTCTACTGCCACTCTAGCCTCAAAATACGGCGGAGGCCATGCGGGAAACATTTTTCTCCTTCGTTCCGTCTTGAGCGAAAATGAGATCTACGGCATGCTGACGGATGAGGAGGAACTCGCGGTTTGGGTCAATCAGGTTATTGAGACTGCAACAGCCAACATCCGAGAAGGCACTTCTCAAGTCAGATCACTAGTGATGGTCTATCAGGCTAATTTAGAGGGTTTTCCCTCAATACTTCCGAATGCAAATAGAATCATGCCGTCTCTCACGACAACCTCAGCAAATACCATCTGGTCTCAGCTGGGAAATTCTTATACTCAGGTAGTGGACCTTTCGAACATCGACAACTCTCGAGCGTTTCTGCCGCCCGGGATATCCGAAGATCCGAGAAGTCCTCATTTCTTTGATCAGGTAGCGTTGTGGGTCGCTGGAGAAACCCGCCCCGCTCCCTTAAGTCGAGAAGAAGTCATGAAATATGCGGAATTCGTTAGAATATTACCTTCTTCAGTTACCGAAAAATCAGATAAGGTTGGAGCTGAGTGA
- a CDS encoding 5'-nucleotidase C-terminal domain-containing protein, producing MLRSKFVLIALILVCVLSFATFKDIAGSPYSAAIEKLHASGIVEAFDGYFYPAEALSRADAAEWIVKTFKLSTIHSMKIEEEVEKKFVYTDPLGVIDEAFVVPSAKDIVDIEGEEYIEGLIKIRAEEVVNGEYRPFEPITAAEFGLAVAKVLFGVDEPVDYEAKLRELVYAPAELLSLDRPLRREEAAQILSNFVENPDFTIITILATADIHGHIEPYFPSGAKYPVGAVEKMAYFVNTERAMQPNLLLLDVGDAPYNTNVANLFEGEPVIKIMNMMGYDAMVLGNHDFDFPFNVMERNSQLANFPFLGANTLYLGESPYFLEPYIIKEIAGLKIAIVGLTDDSSAWYTHPRNVAGITFEEQYSAAQRVLDEVSPQVDLVFALAHLHGGNRVLPIKVSGYDLIFEGGRDVVAFPEKINGSWVISSGKHAELISKTNLNIYRGEVIGINFAHVFMSQNLPQDEAVVEVVESYVSQLDDRLGTVIGRTEVDLDGERGTVRLKESNLANAIADSLREMTGTDFAIQNGGGVRASVPAGDITIKDVYTVLPFDNLVVAVKATGKQIWDILEHGISAYPAAAGQFLQVSGLEYTFDASKPPYERLISVTSNGVPLDLEKTYTLTANDFLTGGGDKFTMFLEMEKTIVTKSFLRDAFAEYVERHGTIAPVNEGRIVIINPAN from the coding sequence ATGTTGAGGAGTAAGTTCGTATTGATTGCGCTGATTCTGGTTTGTGTTCTATCCTTTGCAACCTTCAAAGATATCGCGGGCAGTCCGTATTCTGCTGCGATCGAAAAACTTCATGCCTCGGGAATAGTTGAGGCATTTGATGGGTATTTCTATCCAGCTGAGGCTCTTTCAAGAGCTGACGCGGCCGAGTGGATTGTCAAGACATTCAAATTGTCAACGATTCATTCGATGAAGATCGAAGAAGAGGTTGAGAAGAAGTTCGTCTACACCGATCCACTTGGTGTTATTGATGAGGCTTTCGTTGTTCCGTCTGCCAAAGATATCGTCGATATCGAAGGAGAGGAATACATCGAGGGGCTTATAAAGATCCGTGCAGAAGAGGTGGTCAACGGAGAATATAGGCCGTTTGAACCAATAACCGCAGCTGAATTCGGACTTGCTGTAGCAAAGGTTCTTTTCGGAGTAGATGAGCCTGTAGATTATGAAGCAAAACTTAGAGAGCTAGTTTACGCACCTGCCGAGCTGCTTTCTCTTGACAGACCACTGAGAAGAGAGGAAGCTGCGCAAATCCTTTCCAACTTCGTAGAAAACCCAGACTTCACGATTATCACCATTCTGGCGACCGCAGATATTCATGGTCACATCGAGCCATACTTCCCCAGTGGGGCGAAATATCCCGTCGGAGCGGTTGAGAAAATGGCATACTTTGTCAACACCGAACGCGCAATGCAGCCCAACCTTCTCCTTCTCGACGTAGGAGATGCTCCCTATAACACAAATGTTGCCAATCTTTTCGAAGGTGAACCTGTAATAAAGATAATGAACATGATGGGTTACGATGCGATGGTACTCGGCAACCACGACTTCGATTTCCCATTCAACGTTATGGAAAGAAATAGCCAGCTTGCGAATTTCCCATTCCTTGGCGCCAATACTTTATACCTGGGAGAATCCCCATACTTTCTTGAGCCATACATAATCAAGGAGATTGCGGGTCTCAAGATAGCGATTGTGGGGCTTACCGATGACAGCAGCGCCTGGTATACACACCCCAGAAATGTTGCCGGAATAACATTTGAAGAGCAGTATTCGGCCGCGCAGAGAGTCCTGGATGAAGTGTCTCCCCAGGTAGATCTGGTTTTCGCCCTTGCACACTTGCATGGTGGAAACAGAGTACTACCGATAAAGGTCTCCGGATACGATCTGATATTTGAAGGCGGAAGAGACGTTGTCGCTTTCCCGGAGAAGATAAACGGAAGCTGGGTAATCTCTTCAGGTAAACATGCAGAGCTGATCTCAAAGACTAATCTAAATATCTACAGAGGCGAGGTAATCGGAATCAACTTTGCTCACGTCTTCATGAGCCAAAATCTGCCGCAGGATGAGGCCGTGGTTGAAGTGGTAGAGAGTTATGTCTCGCAGCTCGACGATAGGCTCGGTACAGTAATTGGAAGGACCGAAGTCGATCTCGATGGAGAACGAGGAACTGTGCGCCTCAAAGAATCCAATCTGGCCAACGCTATAGCCGACAGTCTGAGAGAGATGACGGGGACTGATTTCGCAATCCAGAACGGAGGCGGAGTTCGAGCAAGTGTTCCCGCGGGAGATATAACAATAAAGGACGTATATACCGTTCTCCCCTTCGACAACCTCGTAGTTGCCGTAAAGGCAACGGGAAAACAGATATGGGACATCCTTGAACACGGCATTTCGGCCTACCCGGCCGCCGCCGGTCAGTTCTTACAGGTATCGGGGCTTGAATACACATTCGACGCTTCTAAACCACCGTATGAGCGATTGATATCCGTGACATCCAACGGCGTACCTCTCGACCTCGAAAAGACCTATACCCTTACGGCTAACGACTTCCTCACGGGCGGAGGAGACAAGTTCACAATGTTCCTCGAAATGGAGAAGACTATTGTGACAAAGTCTTTCCTGAGAGACGCCTTCGCGGAATACGTTGAAAGGCATGGAACGATCGCTCCTGTGAATGAGGGAAGAATAGTAATAATTAATCCTGCCAATTGA